In one window of Nocardia brasiliensis DNA:
- a CDS encoding proline racemase family protein — MRSTMLISAIDTHTEGMPTRVITGGVGTIPGDSMAARRVNFAEHRDGLRKLLVNEPRGHAAMSGAILQPATTEDGHFGVLFIEVSGLLPMCGHGTIGVATALVEAGMVPVTEPVTEIRLDTPAGRVVAEVAVSGGHADSVTLRNVPAYCDSLDNKVEVPELGPVRYDLAYGGNFYAIVDLAEVGLPFDRAHQDRILAAGLRIMQAVNESRLPVHPEDERITGCKHVLFLDPASTPEHTRHAMAIHPGWFDRSPCGTGTSALLARQHARGLLTEGQVLQNDSFIGTTFFARAVASATVGARPAIVPAVTGRAWLTGTATYLLDPSDPFPEGFVF, encoded by the coding sequence ATGCGAAGCACCATGCTCATCTCGGCGATCGACACCCACACCGAGGGGATGCCGACCAGGGTGATCACCGGCGGCGTCGGCACGATTCCCGGCGACAGCATGGCCGCCAGACGCGTCAACTTCGCCGAACACCGCGACGGCCTGCGCAAGCTGCTGGTCAACGAGCCGCGCGGACACGCGGCGATGAGCGGGGCGATCCTGCAACCGGCCACCACCGAGGACGGCCACTTCGGTGTGTTGTTCATCGAGGTCAGCGGCCTGCTGCCGATGTGCGGGCACGGCACCATCGGCGTCGCGACCGCGCTGGTCGAGGCGGGCATGGTGCCGGTCACCGAACCGGTCACCGAGATCCGCCTGGACACCCCGGCAGGCCGGGTGGTCGCCGAGGTCGCGGTCAGCGGCGGGCACGCCGATTCGGTGACGCTGCGCAACGTGCCCGCCTACTGCGACAGCCTCGACAACAAGGTGGAGGTGCCCGAGCTGGGCCCGGTGCGCTACGACCTGGCCTACGGCGGAAACTTCTACGCCATCGTCGATCTCGCCGAGGTGGGGCTGCCGTTCGACCGCGCCCATCAGGATCGGATTCTCGCGGCCGGACTCCGAATCATGCAGGCCGTCAACGAGTCCCGCCTTCCGGTTCATCCGGAGGACGAGCGCATCACCGGCTGCAAACACGTGCTGTTCCTCGACCCGGCCTCGACGCCGGAACACACCCGCCACGCGATGGCCATCCATCCCGGCTGGTTCGATCGCTCCCCCTGCGGCACCGGCACCTCCGCCCTGCTCGCCCGCCAGCACGCCCGCGGCCTGCTCACCGAAGGGCAAGTGCTACAGAACGATTCGTTCATCGGCACCACCTTCTTCGCCCGCGCCGTCGCCTCGGCCACGGTCGGCGCGCGCCCCGCGATCGTGCCCGCCGTCACCGGACGTGCCTGGCTCACCGGCACCGCCACCTACCTGCTCGACCCGTCGGATCCCTTCCCCGAGGGCTTCGTCTTCTGA